TATTCGTAATAATTTATTATATCTGGAAATATTGAATTCTAATCTTAAAGTTTAATTCGCATTCCATCCTGAGCAATAATAAGATTCTTATATCCGGCTTTTTGGGCCTGCGCGATTGCACCATTGGTATCAAAATCTTCGGCGAGATGAGTCAAAACGACTTTTCCAACATTGTAATCCAGAGCCATATCTATCATACTCGCAATTTCAATATGGGTTGATTCGACTACGAGCAAATCGACATCAGTCAGATAAGCTCCCAAATCCTTCTCTGAGCCCAAATCAGCCGAATAAACTATTGATTTGTCGCTGGCGTGAATCAAATACGAAAAACACTGCATCTGATTTTTAAATCCAAAATCTTTAATCAAATCAGCATGACCGATAAGATGCGTATTGAGAATGGGGTGAATAGAAATACCATCAAGATTGATAGTGTCCCCTTTGTTCACCGGCAGGAAATTTATTTCAAACGGCAACTTTTCCGGAAAAAGATATAGGGCATGAAAATAATCCCTAATCGGCCGGATGATTTCAGAAGGGAGATAAATATCAATCGAATCCCGCCTCCCCGCCAGATACTGCATCTGAACAAAAAGCGGCAAATCGGATATATGGTCAGGATGAGTATGCGAAATAACTATTGATTTTACATCAATAGGATCAAAGCCCTGCCGTCGAAACGCCGAAGACACTCCTCCTCCACAGTCAAATTGATTAAGTCCATCATCAACATCCAAAACATAACCCGAATTAACCCGGTCAGCCTGCGGCATCCCCGCTGACGATCCCAGAATTGTAAATTTTATTTTATCCATTTCCGTTTATCCTTAGGTTTTGTCAACAATTATTAATCTATTCGAAAATCACTTCCCTGTTTGGGAACATCCTTAAGGTTCAATCGTAAAAAACATTGCCCTCTATATTGAGGGTTTGACAAAGGATAGTTGCGCATACAACACCATCCTTTTTCATGACTTCTTCCGGCCCGAATCCTTTTGGATTCGGGCTTTATTATTTTTTTCGAATTTATCCGGCGGCCGACATAACTTTGGCGACGGCTTCGACCGCTTTTTTGCAATCTTCTTCATTAACATCAAGATGAGTGACAAATCGAACTCGAGCGGAGCCGAACGGCACGCATAAAACTCCCTCTTTCCTGAGCGCCTCAATAAATGTCTCAGCCGTATATATCTCCGGATCAATATCAACGATAACAATATTCGTCTGCACTGTTTCCATATCAATCGTCAATCCGTCGACACGAGACATGCCCGCCGCGAGAGTATTTGCGTTCATGTGGTCATAAGCCAGACGGGAGATATTATTTTCGAGAGCGTAAATCCCGGCCGCGGCGATAATCCCGACTTGCCTCATCCCACCGCCGAACATTTTCCGCGTCCGTCTCGCCCGCTCAATAAATTCCTCCGAGCCCGAAAGAACCGAACCGATAGGGGCACCAAGTCCCTTTGACAGGCACACCGAAACTGAATCAAAATATGAAGCATATTCCGCCAGCGAAATCCCGGTCGCCACATGAGCGTTCCAGAGTCGGGCACCATCAAGATGCATCCAGAGATCGTTTTTCCGGGCGACCTTTTCGATCTCCGCAATTGTTTCTTTGGGATAGATTGTCCCGCCAGCGCGATTATGAGTATTTTCCAGCGCGACTATTTTCGTTCGTGGGCAATGAATATTTATCGGTCTGATATTTTGCTCTATCGTTTCCGCCGACAGGATGCCTTTATCTCCGGGCAATAAATGTACCAGAAGTCCGGAAATCGCCGCGGGCGCCGCGGCTTCATAATTAACGATATGACATCCGGTCTCACATAAAATTTCATCGCCCCTGTCACTGGTGGTATATAACGCGATTTGATTGGACATTGTCCCCGAAGGAACATAAACGGCCGCCTCTTTATTCAATAATTCCGCGACCTTTCGCTCAAGTTCTTTAACGGTTGGATCATCACCAAAAACATCGTCGCCCACAACCGCTTGAGACATTATCGTCCGCATTCCCTCACTCGGCTTGGTGACGGTATCGGATCTTAAATCAATAAATTCATTCTTACCCATAATAATACCCCGTTATACAATTTATTCAACGCTTTTCCATATTTCATAATATAATCAAAACGCCGCAAAAAAAATCGCTCCCGGATAGTTCATTAAATTCATAATCCCCAGCATTACCAATCCGGAACTGATCGGTACAAATAAATTAT
This genomic interval from Candidatus Zixiibacteriota bacterium contains the following:
- the ltaE gene encoding low-specificity L-threonine aldolase; this translates as MGKNEFIDLRSDTVTKPSEGMRTIMSQAVVGDDVFGDDPTVKELERKVAELLNKEAAVYVPSGTMSNQIALYTTSDRGDEILCETGCHIVNYEAAAPAAISGLLVHLLPGDKGILSAETIEQNIRPINIHCPRTKIVALENTHNRAGGTIYPKETIAEIEKVARKNDLWMHLDGARLWNAHVATGISLAEYASYFDSVSVCLSKGLGAPIGSVLSGSEEFIERARRTRKMFGGGMRQVGIIAAAGIYALENNISRLAYDHMNANTLAAGMSRVDGLTIDMETVQTNIVIVDIDPEIYTAETFIEALRKEGVLCVPFGSARVRFVTHLDVNEEDCKKAVEAVAKVMSAAG
- a CDS encoding MBL fold metallo-hydrolase is translated as MDKIKFTILGSSAGMPQADRVNSGYVLDVDDGLNQFDCGGGVSSAFRRQGFDPIDVKSIVISHTHPDHISDLPLFVQMQYLAGRRDSIDIYLPSEIIRPIRDYFHALYLFPEKLPFEINFLPVNKGDTINLDGISIHPILNTHLIGHADLIKDFGFKNQMQCFSYLIHASDKSIVYSADLGSEKDLGAYLTDVDLLVVESTHIEIASMIDMALDYNVGKVVLTHLAEDFDTNGAIAQAQKAGYKNLIIAQDGMRIKL